GAAGCGCTGGCTGTCCGCCGCCGGCCTCCGCCAGGTGGAGCTGGAAACCCTGCCTCCGGCTCGCGCCGAGGGCCTGACCGTCTGTGTCTGGACCGCTCAAAGGAGCCCTGCATGACCGAACCCGCCCTCGGGCCCATCGCCCGCGCCGGGGCCGGCCTGGCCCAGCCTCCCCGCGTCTCCTTCGAGTTCTCGCCGCCCAAGACCGAGGAGGCCGAGGTCGCCCTCTGGGAGGCGATCCGCCGCCTCGCCCCCCTGAACCCGGCCTTTGTCTCGGTGACCTACGGCGCCGGGGGCTCGACCCGCGACCGCACCCACCGGACGGTCAGCCGCATCCTGGCCGAGACGCAACTGGCCCCCGCCGCCCACCTGACCTGCGTCGACGCGAGCCGCGCCGAGGTGGACGACGTGATCCGAGACTATTGGGACGCCGGGGTCCGGCACATCGTGGCCCTGCGCGGCGATCCGCCCGGCCAGATCGGCGGGGTCTATGTCCCGAGGCCTGACGGCTACGTGAACGCCACCGAGCTGACCGCGGGAATCCGCGCCATCGGCCCCTTCGAGGTCAGCGTCAGCCTCTATCCCCAGACCCACCCCGAAAGCGGATCGGTCGATCACGACATCGACGTCCTGAAGGCCAAGATCGACGCCGGGGCGACGCGGGCCATCACCCAGTTCTTCTACGACACCGACGGCTTCCTCCGGTTCATGGACCGGGTCCGCAAGGCC
The sequence above is a segment of the Phenylobacterium parvum genome. Coding sequences within it:
- the metF gene encoding methylenetetrahydrofolate reductase [NAD(P)H], which gives rise to MTEPALGPIARAGAGLAQPPRVSFEFSPPKTEEAEVALWEAIRRLAPLNPAFVSVTYGAGGSTRDRTHRTVSRILAETQLAPAAHLTCVDASRAEVDDVIRDYWDAGVRHIVALRGDPPGQIGGVYVPRPDGYVNATELTAGIRAIGPFEVSVSLYPQTHPESGSVDHDIDVLKAKIDAGATRAITQFFYDTDGFLRFMDRVRKAGVTIPISPGIMPVSNFKGLKRMAGPVGIPLPGWLGALFEGLDKDPETRRMIAAGVAAEMCVKLAEEGYSDFHFYTLNRADLVYAICRILGLRETAE